The genomic window CACAGCGATTGTCCGTGATTCTGTCAAGTCTTACAAGCAATTGCCACTAAACTTGTACCAAATCCAGCCTAAATACCGTGATGAAAAACGTCCACGTAATGGACTTCTTCGTACGCGTGAATTCATCATGAAAGATGGTTATAGCTTCCACGCTAACTATGATAGCTTGGATGTAACCTATGATGAGTACAAGGCAGCCTATGAGCGTATCTTTACTCGTAGTGGCTTGGACTTCAAAGCCATCATCGGTGACGGTGGAGCAATGGGTGGTAAGGACAGCCAAGAATTTATGGCCATCACACCTGCTCGTACAGACCTTGACCGTTGGGTAGTGTTAGATAAATCTGTCGCATCATTTGATGAGATTCCTGTAGATGTACAGAAAGAAATCAAGGCAGAATTGCTCAAATGGATGGTTTCTGGTGAAGATACCATTGCCTATTCAAGTGAGTCAAGCTATGCAGCTAACTTGGAAATGGCAACTAACGCCTACAAACCAAGCAACCGTGTTGTGACTGAAAATGAAGTGACTCGCGTGGAAACACCAGGTGTTAAATCTATTGACGAAGTAGCAGCCTTTCTAAACGTTCCAGAAGAGCAAACTATCAAAACTCTCTTCTACATGGCAGATGGTGAGCTTGTCGCAGCCCTTCTAGTAGGAAATGACCAACTTAATGAAGTAAAATTGAAAAACCACTTGGGAGCGGATTTCTTTGACGTAGCCACTGAAGAAGAAGTCGCTGCTGTCATTCCAGCAGGATTCGGTTCTCTAGGACCAGTCGGTCTACCTGAAAATGTGAAAATCATTGCAGATCGTAAAGTTCAAGATCTTCGCAATGCTGTTGCTGGTGCCAACCAAGATGGCTACCACTTGACTGGTGTTAATCCAGGTCGTGATTTCACTGCTGAGTATGTAGATATCCGTGAAGTGCGTGAGGGCGAAATTTCACCAGATGGAAAAGGTGTTCTCAACTTTGCCCGTGGTATCGAAATTGGTCATATTTTCAAACTGGGAACTCGCTACTCAGCAAGTATGGGAGCAGATGTCTTGGATGAAAATGGTCGTGCGATCCCAATTATCATGGGATGCTACGGTATCGGTGTTAGTCGCCTCCTTTCAGCGATTATGGAGCAACACGCTCGCCTCTTTGTTAACAAAACTCCAAAAGGCGAATATCGTTACGCTTGGGGAATCAACTTCCCTAAAGAATTGGCGCCATTTGATGTGCACTTGATTCCGGTTAATGTCAAGGATGAAGACTCTCTTGCATTGACAGATCGTATCGAAGCAGCCTTGGTAAACAAAGGTTACGAAGTTTTGACGGATGACCGTAACGAACGTGTCGGTGTTAAATTCAGCGATAGCGACTTGATTGGTCTTCCAATCCGTATTACTGTTGGTAAAAAAGCAGCGGATGGTATCGTAGAAGTCAAGATTAAGGCGACAGGAGATACAATCGAAGTTCACGCAGATAACTTGCTTGAAACCCTTGAAATCCTAACAAATAAATAAAATCTATAATCAGAAGAAAAACAAGACAAAAATGTAACTAGTTTTTGCCTTGTTTTTTCTTTATAATGAGAGAAAGTAAACATTAAAAGCGTAAAAAGAGGTAGTACTATGCTAAAATTTCCAAAGGATTTTGTCTGGGGTTCCTCAACTTCTGGACCACAGACAGAAGGACGAGTACCTGGTGACGGCAAGGGAGATAATCTCTGGGATTATTGGTATCAAGTAGAGCCAAATCGCTACTACAATGGGATTGGCCCAGATAAGACATCGACCTTCTATGAAAACTGGGAAAAGGATATCGAACTATTGTTAGAAACTGGCCACACAGCCTTTCGAACTTCTATCCAGTGGTCACGTATTTTCCCACAGGGTCGTGGAGCAGTCAATCCTCAAGGTGTGGCTTTCTACCGTCAGGTCTTTGAGGCCATCAAGGCCAAGGGCATTCGTCTCTTAGTCAATCTTTATCACTTTGACCTGCCTTTCGCCCTTCAAGAAGATGGGGATGGTTGGGAAAATAAAGCAACTATTAAGGCCTATGAAGACTATGCTCGTTTCTGTTTTGAAACTTATGGAGACTTGGTTGACCAGTGGATTACCTTCAATGAGCCTATCGTTCCTGTAGAGTTTGGCTATTTCTATGATGCCCATTACCCTCATAAGGTAGATGCCAAAGCGGCAGTTAAGGTTGCCTATCATACCCAGCTAGCCAGCACTCTTGCAGTTAAGGCTTGTCATGAAGTCTTACCAGGCTCTAAGATTGGGATTGTCCTCAACTTGACACCAGCCTATCCACGTAGCCAACATCCTGCTGACGTGAAAGCTGCTCGTATTGCAGATCTCTTCCAGGCCCAATCTTTCCTAGATCCGTCTGTTTTAGGAACATATCCAGAAGAGTTAGTGGAAATTTTGTCTGAGCATGACTTGTTACCAGAATACACAACCGAAGAGTTGGAACTCATTCGTGAGAACACCGTTGACTTCCTAGGAGTCAACTACTATCAGCCTTTGCGTGTCATGGCGCCACGTTTTGCTAAGCATCCTGACAGCCCACTCTTGCCAGAGCATTTCTATGAACCTTACGTGATGCCAGGTCGCAAGATTAATCCACACCGCGGTTGGGAAATCTACGAGCAAGGAATTTATGACATTGCCCAAAACATCAAAGAAAACTA from Streptococcus sp. oral taxon 061 includes these protein-coding regions:
- a CDS encoding proline--tRNA ligase, translating into MKQSKMLIPTLREMPSDAQVISHALMLRAGYVRQVSAGVYSYLPLANRVIEKAKKIMRQEFDKIGAVEMLAPALLSADLWRESGRYDTYGEDLYKLKNREKSDFILGPTHEETFTAIVRDSVKSYKQLPLNLYQIQPKYRDEKRPRNGLLRTREFIMKDGYSFHANYDSLDVTYDEYKAAYERIFTRSGLDFKAIIGDGGAMGGKDSQEFMAITPARTDLDRWVVLDKSVASFDEIPVDVQKEIKAELLKWMVSGEDTIAYSSESSYAANLEMATNAYKPSNRVVTENEVTRVETPGVKSIDEVAAFLNVPEEQTIKTLFYMADGELVAALLVGNDQLNEVKLKNHLGADFFDVATEEEVAAVIPAGFGSLGPVGLPENVKIIADRKVQDLRNAVAGANQDGYHLTGVNPGRDFTAEYVDIREVREGEISPDGKGVLNFARGIEIGHIFKLGTRYSASMGADVLDENGRAIPIIMGCYGIGVSRLLSAIMEQHARLFVNKTPKGEYRYAWGINFPKELAPFDVHLIPVNVKDEDSLALTDRIEAALVNKGYEVLTDDRNERVGVKFSDSDLIGLPIRITVGKKAADGIVEVKIKATGDTIEVHADNLLETLEILTNK
- a CDS encoding glycoside hydrolase family 1 protein, which encodes MLKFPKDFVWGSSTSGPQTEGRVPGDGKGDNLWDYWYQVEPNRYYNGIGPDKTSTFYENWEKDIELLLETGHTAFRTSIQWSRIFPQGRGAVNPQGVAFYRQVFEAIKAKGIRLLVNLYHFDLPFALQEDGDGWENKATIKAYEDYARFCFETYGDLVDQWITFNEPIVPVEFGYFYDAHYPHKVDAKAAVKVAYHTQLASTLAVKACHEVLPGSKIGIVLNLTPAYPRSQHPADVKAARIADLFQAQSFLDPSVLGTYPEELVEILSEHDLLPEYTTEELELIRENTVDFLGVNYYQPLRVMAPRFAKHPDSPLLPEHFYEPYVMPGRKINPHRGWEIYEQGIYDIAQNIKENYGNIEWMLTENGMGVEGEDKFRVNGMIQDDYRIDFVKGHLRELHRAIEDGANCKGYLIWTFIDCWSWLNSYKNRYGLVELDLETQERRLKKSGHWFKELSDNNGF